A single Ptiloglossa arizonensis isolate GNS036 chromosome 2, iyPtiAriz1_principal, whole genome shotgun sequence DNA region contains:
- the LOC143143393 gene encoding DNA-directed RNA polymerase III subunit RPC1-like, producing MVKEQFRETDVARKISHVSFGVDSRHNMERQAHMHVVAKNLYNQDVEHSPVPYGVLDRRMGTCNNTTSCVSCGKSLNECIGHFGYIDLELPVFHVGYFRAIIGILQTICKNCSHVMLSQADKKRYLARALNPNLGYLSRKALRKQILDKAKKTTICQNCKDLNGTVKKAGLLKIVHEKYKAKKKVDAIVQEKLAEYNNVLEDNKALEGILQSGLINVLNPLEVQSILEKIPENDIPLLMMNSEYALPKNLILTRIPVPPICIRPSVVSDLKAGTTEDHLTMKLSEIVFINDVIQKHRQSGAKVQMYNEDWEFLQLHCALYINSEMSGIPLNMQPKKSGRGLVQRLKGKQGRFRGNLSGKRVDFSSRTVISPDPNLRIEQVGVPIHVAKILTYPEKVNPSNIELMRKLVRNGPDIHPGANFIQQGKTQFKKYLRYGNRHKIAQDLQYGDIVERHLRDDDVVLFNRQPSLHKLSIMAHKAKVLQHRTFRFNECVCTPYNADFDGDEMNLHLPQTEEARAEALVLMGNKSNLVTPRNGELLIAATQDFITGGYLLTQKDMFLNKIQASQLAGCLLAGSDISMSINLPEPAILKPTMLWTGKQIFSLILKPSNACTIKANLKTKGRAYTSNEELCINDSYVIIRNSELIAGSMDKSTLGSGSKQNIFYILLRDWSEDIATTAMWRLARMASFFLMNRGFSIGIGDVTPGQGLLKAKHELLNAGYSKCTEYIHQMEEGRLICQPGCTEEETLEAMILKELSVIRDHAGKACLKELHPSNSPLVMALSGSKGSFINISQMIACVGQQAISGHRVPNGFEDRALPHFERHSKIPAAKGFVENSFYSGLTPTEFFFHTMGGREGLVDTAVKTAETGYMQRRLVKSLEDLCLHYDMTVRNSVGDIVQILYGGDALDPTYMEGKDCPVDCKRILDHVRAKSPCKNEKPLDGSSVIKATNELLNSEEYQCLSEEFKQELSTFLKTVARKIARFRHNAPSNVPVILQLERLTVSQLVDFIHTCKEKYMRAKIEPGTAVGALAAQSIGEPGTQMTLKTFHFAGVASMNITQGVPRIKEIINANPKISTPIITAALENDTDPEYARRVKGRIEKTTLGEVTEYVEEVYLPDDCFLLIKLDVDRIKLLKLEVDVESIRYSICTSKLRLNPKLVNVRGDSIITVSPSKNKYSLNYALTQLKETVPNIVVKGLPSVSRAVIHNDDSCGKTKYKLFVEGDNMREVMATLGVLGRKTTSNNTLEVFKTLGIEAARATIMTEIKLVMENHGMSIDRRHPMLVADLMTSRGEVLGITRQGLAKMKESVLNLASFEKTADHLFDAAYYGQKDVICGVSESIIMGIPVPVGTGIFKLLHKADKDEPQKRNLIFDDPQFHKKIPKTASTNILIKLRNGK from the exons ATGGTGAAGGAACAATTTAGAGAAACCGATGTAGCCCGtaaaat tTCCCATGTATCGTTTGGAGTGGACAGTCGCCATAACATGGAAAGGCAGGCCCATATGCATGTTGTGgccaaaaatttatataatcaAGATGTTGAACATTCTCCAGTCCCTTATGGAGTACTCGACAGAAGAATG gGAACATGTAATAATACAACCAGTTGTGTATCATGTGGCAAATCTTTGAATGAATGCATTGGGCACTTTGGTTACATAGATTTGGAATTACCAGTTTTTCATGTTGGTTACTTTAGGGCCATTATTGGTATTCTTCAGacgatttgtaaa AATTGTTCTCATGTTATGCTATCTCAAGCTGACAAAAAACGCTACTTAGCTCGAGCATTAAATCCAAACCTGGGATATTTATCACGTAAAGCCTTACGTAAACAAATTTTGGATAAAGCTAAAAAGACCACAATTTGTCAAAATTGCAAAGATCTTAATGGAACAGTTAAAAAAGCTGGTTTACTTAAAATagtccatgaaaaatataaggcAAAAAAGAAAGTAGATGCTATTGTTCAAGAAAAGCTTGCTGAATATAATAATGTGCTTGAGGATAATAAGGCATTGGAAGGAATACTTCAAAGTGGAttaattaatgtattaaatCCATTAGAg GTACAAAgtattttggaaaaaatacccgaAAACGACATTCCTCTACTAATGATGAATTCAGAATATGCATTACcaaagaatttaatattaacaAGAATCCCAGTACCTCCAATTTGTATTAGACCTAGTGTTGTATCAGATTTAAAAGCAGGTACAACGGAAGACCACCTAACAATGAAATTATCAGAAATAGTCTTTATCAATGATGTTATTCAAAAGCATAGACAAAGTGGAGCTAAGGTACAAATGTATAATGAAGATTGGGAATTTTTACAGTTGCATTGTGCTCTTTATATAAATAGTGAAATGTCTGGTATACCTCTTAACATGCAA ccAAAAAAATCTGGTAGAGGATTGGTCCAAAGATTAAAAGGAAAGCAAGGTCGCTTTCGCGGTAACTTATCTGGTAAACGTGTAGATTTCTCTAGTCGTACTGTTATTTCACCAGATCCCAATCTTAGAATTGAGCAG GTTGGTGTACCCATTcatgttgcaaaaattttaacgtaTCCTGAGAAAGTTAATCCATCGAATATAGAATTAATGCGGAAATTAGTAAGAAATGGTCCAGATATACATCCAGGGGCAAATTTCATACAACAAGGAAAAactcaatttaaaaaatacttaaGATATGGCAATCGACACAAGATTGCTCAAGATTTACAA taTGGTGACATTGTTGAAAGACATCTTAGAGATGATGATGTAGTATTATTTAATCGTCAACCATCTTTGCATAAACTAAGTATCATGGCACATAAAGCCAAAGTGTTACAACACCGAACATTTAGGTTTAATGAATGTGTTTGCACTCCTTATAATGCCGACTTTGATGGTGACGAGATGAATTTACATTTACCACAAACTGAAGAAGCAAGAGCAGAAGCTTTGGTTTTAATGGgg AATAAATCAAATTTAGTTACACCTCGTAACGGAGAATTATTAATAGCAGCGACACAGGATTTCATTACTGGTGGATATCTTTTAACTCAGAAAGATatgtttctaaataaaattcaagCAAGTCAATTAGCTGGTTGTCTTCTAGCAGGATCTGATATATCAATGTCTATAAATCTTCCTGAACCAGCTATTTTAAAACCAACTATGTTATGgacaggaaaacaaatttttagtttaattTTAAAACCTAGTAATGCTTGCACTATTAAAGCCAATTTGAAGACCAAAGGAAGAGCTTACACTAGCAATGAAGAATTATGCATTAATGATTCCT ATGTTATCATCCGAAATTCAGAATTAATAGCAGGATCCATGGATAAATCTACTTTGGGTTCAGGTTCAaagcaaaatatattttatattttattacgcgATTGGAGTGAAGATATTGCAACAACAGCTATGTGGCGATTAGCAAGAATGGCAAGTTTTTTCCTTATGAATAGAGGCTTTTCTATTGGTATTGGTGATGTTACACCTGGTCAAGGACTTCTTAAAGCTAAGCATGAACTTTTAAATGCTGG ATATTCTAAATGTACTGAATACATTCATCAAATGGAAGAAGGGCGTCTTATATGTCAGCCTGGATGTACAGAAGAAGAAACTTTGGAAGCGATGATACTAAAAGAACTTTCAGTAATTCGTGACCATGCTGGTAAAGCATGTTTGAAAGAACTCCATCCAAGCAACAGTCCATTAGTTATGGCTTTATCTGGCAGCAAGGGCAGTTTCATTAATATTTCGCAAATGATTG CGTGTGTAGGACAACAAGCTATCAGTGGTCATAGAGTTCCAAACGGATTTGAAGATAGAGCTTTACCGCACTTCGAACgacactcaaaaattccagcagcTAAAGGTTTTGTTGAGAACTCATTCTATTCTGGTTTAACACCGACAGAGTTTTTCTTTCATACAATGGGTGGAAGAGAAGGTCTTGTAGATACAGCGGTTAAAACTGCGGAAACTGGCTACATGCAAAGAAGACTGGTTAAAAGTTTAGAAGATTTGTGCCTTCATTATGATATGACAGTACGTAATTCAGTGGGAGACATTGTACAAATACTGTATGGCGGAGACGCTTTAGATCCTACGTATATGGAAG gaAAAGACTGCCCAGTGGATTGTAAGAGAATATTGGATCATGTAAGAGCTAAATCGCCCTGTAAAAACGAAAAACCACTTGATGGTTCTAGTGTAATTAAAGCTACAAACGAACTGCTAAATTCCGAGGAATACCAGTGTCTTAGCGAAGAATTTAAGCAGGAGTTATC CACATTCCTTAAAACTGTGGCCCGTAAAATAGCGCGTTTTCGACATAACGCTCCATCGAATGTACCTGTAATTTTACAACTCGAGCGACTTACAGTTTCTCAATTAGTAGATTTTATTCATACTTGTAAAGAGAAATACATGAGAGCTAAAATAGAGCCAGGCACCGCTGTAGGTGCCCTCGCTGCACAAAGTATTGGGGAACCAGGTACACAAATGACGTTGAAAACTTTCCACTTTGCCGGTGTTGCGTCTATGAATATTACTCAAGGTGTACCgcgtattaaagaaattatcaaTGCAAATCCCAAGATCAGCACACCTATTATCACAGCTGCTTTA GAAAATGATACAGATCCAGAATATGCCAGGAGAGTAAAAGGCAGAATCGAAAAGACTACATTGGGAGAAGTGACCGAATATGTTGAAGAAGTATATCTACCAGATGATTGTTTTCTGTTAATAAAGTTAGATGTTGatagaataaaattgttaaagtTGGAAGTAGATGTCGAAtccatacgttattc AATTTGTACATCAAAGTTAAGGCTTAACCCAAAATTAGTAAATGTTAGAGGTGATTCTATTATCACTGTAAGTCCCAGTAAAAATAAGTACAGTTTAAATTATGCACTCACACAATTGAAAGAGACAGTTCCGAATATTGTCGTAAAG GGATTACCATCAGTATCTAGAGCCGTTATTCATAATGACGATTCATGTGGTAAAACAAAGTATAAATTGTTCGTGGAAGGAGATAATATGCGTGAAGTCATGGCAACACTTGGCGTTTTGGGTCGAAAAACAACTTCGAATAATACATTAGAA gtctttaaaactttaggaattGAAGCTGCAAGAGCAACTATAATGACAGAAATTAAATTAGTGATGGAAAATCATGGAATGAGCATTGATCGAAGACATCCAATGCTTGTAGCTGATTTAATGACAAGCAGAGGAGAAGTATTAGGTATTACAAGACAAGGTTTAGCAAAAATGAAGGAATCTGTTTTGAATTTAGCTTCG tTCGAGAAAACAGCTGATCATTTATTTGATGCAGCTTATTATGGACAAAAAGATGTTATCTGCGGTGTATCTGAATCAATCATAATGGGTATTCCAGTTCCAGTAGGAACAGGAATCTTTAAATTACTTCATAA AGCTGACAAGGATGAGCCACAAAAGAGAAACTTGATATTTGATGACCCACAATTCCACAAGAAGATTCCAAAAACTGCCAGCACAAAT ATATTAATAAAACTTCGGAATGGTAAATGA
- the Glnrs gene encoding glutaminyl-tRNA synthetase isoform X1, producing MKVEDDIKLFESIGLSKQKAKETLKNKQISNNLKCAIEEANKYEIITPEVGILLYHLASKIKNQIADKLPFVVKYIAEKKLDTTQRIDAGLSFLLHHINETINILSFEEECGIGIVVLPEEIECEVEKVINVHKTDILEKRYHFNIGPLMQQVRNNLKWADGKAIKNEFDVQILVLLGPKIDSDLTPPPKTTKQTKLKKTENEKVEQKNAVPTNEKASAQTISELMKTKVHFHKPGENYKTEGYNVTPNTHKLLQEHLQITGGKVRTRFPPEPNGILHIGHAKAININFGYAAAHDGMCYLRYDDTNPEKEEKKFFIGIHEMVEWLGYKPAKITHSSDYFQQLFEWAIKLIEKGLAYVCHQSSEEIKGFNPPPSPWRDRPIMESLQLFQDMKDGLLEEGEATLRMKVTLEEGKQDPVAYRIKYILHQRTGDQWCIYPTYDFTHCLCDSIENITHSLCTKEFQSRRSSYYWLCNSLDIYCPVQWEYGRLNVSYTVVSKRKIGKLIDESFVSDWDDPRLFTLTALRRRGFPPEAINNFCAQVGVTGAQAIVDPAVLEACVRDVLNVTASRHMVVLDPLKVTISNFTHENSIKLTVPNFPNEPEKGQHDITFDEVIYIEASDFKEKAEKDFRRLTPKQSVGLKHAGIVITVKEINFDSSGNIINIIVHQEPISESNKPKAFIHWVSNPTLASIRLYERLFKHKNPEDLNEVPNGFLSDINPGSKKEIVGYIDASLANVVKPFEKFQFERIGFFSLDPDTVPGKLVFNRTVTLKEDSGKVFIQNLFT from the exons atgaaaGTCGAAgacgatataaaattatttgagTCAATTGGTTTAAGTAAGCAAAAGGCTAAAGAAACACTAAAAAATAAGCAAATTTCCAACAATTTGAAATGTGCAATAGAAGAG gctaataaatatgaaattattacACCAGAAGTTGGAATTTTATTATATCATCTTGCTTCAAAAATTAAGAATCAAATTGCAGACAAATTGCCATTTGTTGTTAAATATATAGCTGAAAAGAAATTAGATACAACGCAAAGAATAGATGCTGGACTAAGCTTTTTACTTCATCACATAAATGAAACTATTAATATATTGAGTTTTGAGGAAGAATGTGGTATAGGCATTGTTGTTTTACCAGAGGAAATTGAATGCGAGGTAGAAAAAGTTATAAATGTGCATAAAACAGACATATTAGAGAAAAG aTATCATTTTAACATTGGTCCACTCATGCAACAAGTACGTAATAATTTAAAGTGGGCAGATGGAAAGGCAATAAAGAATGAATTCGATGTTCAAATACTTGTATTATTAGGACCTAAAATTGACTCTGATCTTACACCACCACCTAAAACAACAAAAcagacaaaattaaaaaaaacagaaaatgaaAAAG TGGAACAGAAAAATGCAGTACCAACCAATGAGAAAGCAAGTGCTCAAACAATAAGTGAATTAATGAAAACTAAAGTTCACTTTCATAAACCAGGAGAGAATTATAAAACTGAAGGCTATAATGTAACACCAAATACACATAAATTATTACAAGAACATTTACAAATAACAGGTGGTAAAGTAAGAACTAGATTTCCACCAGAACCTAATGgaattttgcatattggtcatGCAAAAGCAATTAATATTAACTTtgg ATATGCTGCAGCTCATGATGGTATGTGTTACTTACGTTATGACGATACAAATcctgagaaagaagaaaaaaagttttTCATTGGTATACATGAAATGGTAGAATGGCTTGGTTATAAACCAGCTAAGATTACGCATTCTTCTGATTACTTTCAACAATTGTTTGAATGGGCTATTAAGCTTATAGAGAAAGGGTTAGCATATGTTTGCCATCAATCTAGTGAAGAAATAAAAGGTTTTAATCCACCTCCAAGTCCTTGGCGTGATAGACCTATTATGGAGAGTTTGCAATTATTCCAA GATATGAAAGATGGATTACTCGAAGAAGGTGAAGCCACATTACGTATGAAAGTAACACTGGAAGAGGGAAAACaagatcctgttgcatatagaataaaatatattctgcATCAAAGAACAGGGGATCAATGGTGTATATATCCTACTTATGATTTTACGCATTGTTTGTGTGATAGTATAGAGAACATAACACATTCTCTTTGCACGAAAGAATTTCAGTCCCGAAGATCGTCATATTATTGGCTTTGTAACTCGTTAGATATTTATTGTCCTGTACAATGGGAGTATGGCAGATTAAACGTGAGTTACACTGTTGTTTCAAAGAGAAAAATTGGCAAACTAATTGATGAGAGTTTCGTATCTGATTGGGATGACCCCAG aTTATTTACACTGACAGCTCTTCGTAGACGAGGTTTTCCACCTGAAGCTATAAATAACTTTTGTGCACAAGTGGGTGTAACTGGTGCACAAGCAATTGTTGATCCAGCTGTCCTAGAAGCATGTGTTAGAGATGTATTAAATGTTACTGCAAGTCGACACATGGTTGTTCTAGATCCATTAAAAGTAACTATTAGCAATTTTACCCAtgaaaattctataaaattgaCTGTTCCCAATTTTCCTAATGAACCGGAAAAAGGTCAACATGACATTACTTTTGATGAAGTTATCTATATTGAAGCATCTGATTTCAAAGAG AAAGCAGAGAAAGACTTTAGGCGTTTAACACCTAAACAATCTGTTGGTTTAAAACATGCAGGAATTGTTATAACAgtcaaagaaataaattttgatagCAGCGGTAATATTATAAACATAATTGTTCACCAAGAACCTATCTCGGAAAGTAATAAACCTAAAGCCTTTATACATTGGGTGTCAAATCCTACATTAGCATCTATTAGACTATATGAACGCTT ATTTAAACATAAAAATCCTGAAGATCTAAATGAAGTACCAAATGGTTTCTTAAGTGATATCAATCCAGGtagtaaaaaagaaattgttggaTACATTGATGCAAGCTTGGCAAATGTGGTGAAACCATTTGAAAAGTTCCAATTTGAACGAATTGGCTTTTTCTCTTTAGATCCTGATACTGTACCAGGAAAG CTTGTTTTTAATAGAACTGTGACATTAAAAGAGGATTCGGGGAAAGT CTTTATCCAAAATTTGTTTACGTAA
- the Gnf1 gene encoding germ line transcription factor 1: MSKDIRSYFQSSKTNSSFASKKIAKRQRILSDEEDVKSQSPVKRSKKTKRLGRNSVLSDSDEDTDQKKIVSPTAIFGKKQIYRQEAPKILKQLQKKEAKSHDDDDFEATLIQLDTFDIEQKYLAENKSEKDLLNSKHKEYDLHTNVEDKEKKKISLKNEDSIKEKKTLEKSKIGKSDKSLKQKNKKHSNSNTNEDTQYEDSEYNNKSKNIKQLSSSKTGISKMEVEHKDPKTEVSPKKTEGLDIYEERIEKKKHSSAMYQQYLQRGGARHPGSKKVPEGADYCLAGLSFVITGVLDSLEREEAEEIIKKYGGRILHQISKKTNYVIIGDEPGPAKVSKANSLNITKISEDDLLEMIQTRPAGQANDITQLRTKSKDRIKRNSDDTSPVSPKKMKNMVNQETEISGKERSPHKKEHADKSAEKPLRRSPRKKENGDKDMTEIKKIVSPAKKRHIEINESDTENKKEINEAKNVQIKIDSLHDARRTIPTQALVEKYRPKTMKQILGQQGDKSNAKKLYKWLMNWHKNQSGQVKHTKPSPWAKNDDGAFFKAALLSGSPGIGKTTTVQVVCNELGFDLVEFNASDTRSKKLLQQEVSELLSNTSLKDYFIDTKNKPTSKHVLLMDEVDGMAGNEDRGGLQELINLIKSTDVPIICICNDRNNPKMRTLANYIYDLRFSKPRLEQIRGAMKSICFKENINMSTEDLDRLIESTNQDIRQIINHLALFVGKTGCQEKSERGHVNKDLKLGPWDVVRKVFSAAEHKHMNIHDKSDLFFHDYNIASLFVQENYLLVVPEGPKNKVLEKVAESAECLALGDIVEKSIRSNDAWSLLPMQACYSSVIPGTVMSGHISGQINFPSWLGRNSKAGKFNRFMQEITVHTRLATGVSKEAINLDYIKPLRDAVIRPLAVNGSEGVDAAINVMNHYHLLRDDLDSLVEISLWPGDRDPLQVIDSKVKAAFTRMYNKNSVAVPYIASGTSKKTVGLQAETYLEEEETGEVNSDDNEDDLEADKMIKTKKPTTSKKTESTSKSNDKTVAKGKSSDKSSKRGRGRGKAK, from the exons ATGTCGAAG gatatacgatccTATTTCCAGAGCAGTAAAACTAATTCTAGTTTCGCTTCTAAGAAAATTGCGAAGAGGCAAAGAATTTTATCTGATGAAGAGGATGTAAAGTCACAATCTCCGGTTAAACGATCAAAG AAAACAAAAAGATTAGGAAGGAATTCCGTATTATCCGATTCTGATGAAGATACAGaccaaaagaaaattgtttctccTACAGCCATTTTTggtaaaaaacaaatatataggCAAGAGGCaccaaaaatattgaaacaactgCAAAAAAag GAAGCTAAGAGTCATGATGATGATGATTTTGAAGCTACATTAATCCAATTAGATACATTTGATATTGAGCAAAAATATTTAGCAGAAAATAAGTCTGAGAAAG ATTTATTAAATAGTAAACACAAAGAGTATGATTTACATACGAATGTTGAGgacaaagagaagaaaaagatcTCTCTTAAGAATGAAGATAGTATTAAAGAGAAAAAGACACTTGAAAAATCAAAAATAGGAAAAAGTGACAAAtctcttaaacaaaaaaataaaaaacattctAATAGCAATACAAATGAAGACACACAATATGAAGACtctgaatataataataaatctaaGAATATAAAACAGCTTTCCAGTTCCAAAACAGGTATTTCTAAAATGGAAGTGGAACATAAAGATCCAAAGACAGAAGTGTCTCCTAAGAAAACTGAAGGACTAGATATATatgaagaaaggattgagaagaAAAAGCATAGTTCTGCAATGTATCAGCAATATCTTCAGAGAGGAGGAGCCAGACATCCAGGATCAAAAAAAGTTCCTGAG GGTGCTGATTATTGTCTTGCAGGATTAAGTTTTGTGATAACTGGGGTTTTGGATTCATTAGAAAGAGAGGAAGCcgaagaaataatcaaaaagtaTGGTGGACGAATTTTACATCAAATCTCAAAGAAAACTAATTATGTCATAATAGGAGATGAACCTGGTCCTGCAAAAGTGTCAAAA GCAAATAGTTtgaatataacaaaaatatcGGAGGATGATCTGTTGGAGATGATTCAAACTAGGCCTGCAGGTCAGGCTAATGATATAACACAATTGCGTACTAAATCAAAAGATAGAATAAAACGAAATTCCGACGATACATCTCCTGTATCGcctaaaaaaatgaaaaatatggtaaatcaagaaacagaaatttcagGAAAAGAACGGTCACCGCATAAAAAAGAACATGCCGATAAAAGTGCAGAAAAACCATTAAGGCGATCACCTCGTAAAAAAGAGAACGGTGATAAAGATATGacggaaataaagaaaatagtgTCACCAGCTAAGAAAAGACACATTGAAATAAATGAATCTGACaccgaaaataaaaaagaaattaacgaagcaaaaaatgtacaaataaaaatagattCTTTACATGAT GCAAGGCGAACAATACCAACACAGGCATTGGTTGAAAAATATAGACCTAAAACTATGAAACAGATTTTAGGGCAACAAGGAGATAAGAGCAATGCCAAGAAATTGTATAAATGGCTAATGAATTGGCATAAAAATCAAAGTGGCCAAGTTAAACATACCAAACCCA GTCCCTGGGCAAAAAATGACGATGGTGCTTTCTTCAAAGCTGCTTTATTATCTGGTTCTCCTGGAATTGGCAAAACTACAACAGTTCAAGTTGTTTGTAATGAATTAGGTTTTGATCTTGTAGAATTTAATGCATCAGATACTAGAAGTAAAAAGCTTTTGCAACAAGAAGTATCAGAACTTTTATCCAATACTTCATTAAAGGATTACTTTatag ATACTAAAAATAAGCCAACATCAAAACACGTTTTGTTAATGGATGAGGTTGATGGTATGGCTGGTAACGAAGATCGTGGTGGTTTACAAGAATTaatcaatttaataaaatctacTGATGTACCAATTATTTGTATTTGCAATGATCGAAACAATCCTAAGATGAGGACACTCGCTAATTATATATACGatcttcgattttcaaaacCCAGATTAGAACAAATTAGG GGAGCAATGAAATCTATATGTTTCAAAGAAAACATTAATATGTCAACAGAAGATCTTGATCGTTTAATTGAATCAACTAATCAAGATATTCGGCAAATAATAAATCATTTGGCATTGTTTGTTGGGAAGACTGGTTGTCAAGAGAAGTCTGAAAGGGGGCATGTGAACAAAGATTTGAAACTAGGACCCTGGGATGTTGTAAGAAAAGTATTTAGTGCAGCAGAACATAAACATATGAATATTCACGATAAAAGTgacttattttttcacgatTATAACATAGCATCGTTATTTgtacaagaaaattatttattggtTGTACCCGAAGGACCAAA AAATAAAGTATTAGAAAAAGTAGCAGAAAGTGCTGAATGTTTAGCACTGGGAGATATAGTTGAAAAATCGATCAGAAGTAATGATGCTTGGTCTCTTTTACCAATGCAAGCTTGTTATTCTTCCGTCATACCTGGAACAGTAATGTCTGGTCATATAAGTGgtcaaattaattttccatcttGGCTTGGACGTAACTCAAAAGCTGGTAAATTTAATAG ATTCATGCAAGAGATAACTGTGCATACACGGTTAGCTACTGGTGTAAGCAAGGAAGCAATAAATTTGGATTACATTAAACCTCTCAGAGATGCTGTAATCAGACCTTTAGCAGTTAACGGTTCTGAAGGAGTAGATGCAGCAATAAATGTTATGAATCACTATCACTTACTCag GGACGATTTGGATTCTTTGGTAGAAATTTCATTGTGGCCCGGTGATCGCGATCCTTTGCAAGTTATTGATAGTAAA GTAAAGGCAGCATTTACAagaatgtataataaaaattctgTAGCTGTACCATATATAGCGAGTGGTACATCAAAAAAGACAGTAGGGTTACAGGCTGAAACTTATTTAGAAGAGGAGGAAACAGGAGAGGTGAATTCTGATGACAACGAAGATGATCTTGAAGCTGATAAAATGATTAAG ACGAAGAAGCCTACTACAAGTAAGAAAACTGAATCAACAAGTAAAAGTAATGATAAAACTGTAGCAAAAGGTAAAAGTAGTGATAAGTCTAGTAAACGTGGAAGAGGACGTGGAAAggcaaaataa
- the LOC143143400 gene encoding parkin coregulated gene protein homolog: MVNETEFWTEIRKDIPQFKKRKPRIVPAFTIQALQENTVVAKPPRNGLYKPQPPKPSTFRKFYEQGVLPISLENDIYGTKLSWKVNIEDLDFHHYLPLFFDGLTEIEPPYKYLVEQGISDMLEHGGPKILPVVPQLIIPIKKALNTKMPEIICTTMKVLQKLVRSADCVGEALVPYFRQILPVLNLFKDKNLNLGEGIDYAQQKGENPADIIQETLEMLEIYGGEDAFINIKYMIPTYESCLMN, translated from the exons ATGGTAAATGAAACAGAATTTTGGACTGAAATTCGAAAAGATATACCACAattcaaaaaaagaaaaccaagaATTGTTCCAGCTTTTACAATTCAAGCTTTGCAG GAAAATACTGTAGTTGCAAAACCTCCTCGGAATGGGCTGTATAAACCCCAGCCACCTAAACCATcaacttttcgaaaattctatGAACAGGGCGTATTGCCAATTTCATTGGAAAATGATATCTATGGCACAAAACTCAGCTGGAAAGTTAACATTGAGGACTTAGATTTTCATCATTATTTACCATTGTTTTTTGATGGACTGACAGAAATTGAACCACCTTATAAATATCTAGTAGAACAAGGAATATCTGATATGCTAGAACACGGTGGTCCAAAAATTTTGCCCGTTGTACCACAATTGATAATTCCTattaaaa AGGCTCTAAACACAAAAATGCCGGAAATCATTTGTACTACAATGAAAGTCCTTCAAAAACTCGTACGTTCAGCGGATTGTGTCGGGGAAGCTTTAGTGCCATATTTTAGACAAATTTTACCAGTTCTTAATTTATTCAAAGACAAAAACT tAAATCTTGGAGAAGGAATTGATTATGCACAACAAAAAGGAGAAAATCCTGCAGATATAAtacaagaaactcttgaaatgCTTGAAATATATGGAGGTGAAGATGCTTTTATAAATATCAAGTATATGATCCCCACATATGAATCTTGCTTGATGAATTAA